The following DNA comes from Methylophilus sp. 5.
CCGCGGTTTGCCAATAAGTCGGTAATGGCCTGATGCACACGGTCAATCACGCTCTCCCACGGCTCTTCAGCGCCTTGCCTGAATAGCCGCATGCCCGGATACCACGGGCTGTCTTCACGTTGTTGCAACCAGCGAAAGTGCGCCTGATGCGGCAACAATAACCAGACCGGTTTACCAAGGGCCGCCGCCAGGTGCGCAACAGCAGTATCGACTGAAATTACCAAATCCATTTGCATCATCAGCCCGGCAGTTTGGGTGAAATCAGTCAATGCCGGATGATGGCATTCCAGCATCGGAAAGCGCTTGAGCATAATGTGGTCTTCGCGCCGAAACTCTTTTTGCAAGCTGTGCCATTCGACCTCCATTTGCAGTAAAGGCGCCATCTGGTAGAGCGGGATGCTGCGTAGTTTGTCATATTTATTATCAGCATCTCCACACCAGTTAAGGCCTATGCGCAGGCGCCTGGTGGGGCCTAGCAGTTCCTGCCAGGGCTGGCTGTGCCGTTCATTGATGGCAAGGTAGGGCAGGCTGGCCGGTATCGTGTCTGGCAGCGTGTTAAAAACGGCTGGCAGGCTCAGCATCGGGCAATACACATCAAAGTGCGGCAGCGGGCGGCCATCCTGGCGAATGACCTGAGTCGCAGCATCCTGGGCCCAAAACTCATTGAGCAAATCAAACAATGCCTCTGGTACGGCGACAATCATCTGGTTAGGTTTAAATGCCTTGATCAATGGCAGATAGCGGCAATACTGCAAGGTGTCGCTAAGTGTCATTTCAGACAGTATCAGGATACTTTTGCCAACCAGCGAACCGGTTTGGCGCCACAACAAGGTTTCATTGGGGCGCTGGTTGTCGGGCAAGACCTGAAAGCGCGCTGCATACATGGGCCAGCCGGCCTCATACTCGCCTCTGGCCAGTTTTAGCATGCTCAGGTAGTAGCGCGCCTGCGCATGGTGAGGCGCATGCTGTAAGGCTGCTTCCAGGCAAATATAGGCTTCGTCAGCATCACCGTTTTCATATAGTGCCAGGCCCAGGTTGCAGTAAGCCGAGGCATAGCCCGGGTTTAGGGCCAGTGCTTGCCTGAAGTCAGCAATGGCTGCCGGATATTGGCCAAGTTGGCACAGCACGACCCCACGATTGTTGTAAGGCACCGGCAAATTAGGCTGGTAGGCAATGGCCGCATTAAAACTATCGACCGCTGCTTGTGTTTGTCCCTGCAACTGTAAGATCAGCGCGCGCTGATGATAAGCCTCGGCAAAGTCCGGCTGGATATGAATCGCTTGCTGCATGCACTGCAGGGCTTCATCGGTCGCCTGTAACTGTTGGCATAGTATGCCGAGGCGGTAATGAAAGTGGGCGTGCTCAGGGTGTGCAGCCACCGCTTGCCTGAGCATATTTACTGCTTGCTCAGGTTGCTGTGCTTGTAGCATTAAATCCACACACTCACTAAACGCCTGCAATTGCTGTGGGTCGAACTTGGTCGCTGTGCGCAGGCGCAAAATCGCCTCTTGCGTGCGCCCCATATTTTTTAAGGCACGTGCATCCAGGTAATACAGGTGTGCTTGTTTAGCATCGAGTGCAATGGCGCGTTTATAACAATCGTGCGCCGCCTTAAATTGCTGCGTGCGCATATGCAGGTTAGCCAGTTGCACATGTAGCTCAAGTATTTTTGGCTGCAGGTTAATCGCTTGCAGCAAATACTGCTCAGCCGCATGAAACTCATGGTTTTTCAACATCAGTCCAGCCAGCTTCTGGTACGCGTCCCAGCGTTGCGGGTCGTCGGCAATCAGTTTGAGCAGTTTTGCAATGGCTTCGTTGTTCATGGGAGAGACTGCAACACTTCAAACGTTTGCGGATGACCTTAAAATGACAGATGGCGGATTAAGGTACAATAAGCGGCCTGAAGCGTCAACGACCAAACGGTCTTGCGGCCAAACTTTAAGTCACTTCACGTCTAAAAAAGGAATCAAACAATGCTCGTCAAACTGATTATGTACGGACTATTACTCTGGCTGGCCATCTGGGGTTATCGCCAGTATCAACAGCCGTCAAATCGTGTCAGTGTTGGCATGAAAGCTCCTAATTTCAAATTGCCGGATGCCCAAGGTCATGTGCGCAGCCTGGCTGACTGGCAAGGCAAATGGCTGGTTCTGTATTTTTACCCCAAAGATGACACGCCAGGCTGCACGCGCGAAGCCTGCCATTTTCGCGATGATATTCAACAAATCCATGCCCTCGGTGCAGAGGTGGTTGGCGTGAGTGTAGACACCGTTGCCAGCCATGCCAAGTTTGCGCAAAAGCATGGCTTGTCTTTCCCCTTGCTGGCGGATAGCAATGGCCAGGTCGCTGACGCCTATGGCGCTTTGTTTAACCTGGGCGTGATTCAGGCCGCCAAGCGCATGACCTTTATCGTTGACCCGCAAGGCACGATTGCGCAGACCTACAGCAATGTGAATCCAGATGGTCATAGCCAGGCCATTATTGATGACCTCAAACGGTTATCTGCTTTTTAAAGGGCGTTTTTTATGCAACAAGCACTTTCCCTTATCGTCGCCCATGCCGACAACCGTGTGATCGGCCACAACAACCAATTGCCGTGGCATTTGCCAGAAGACCTCAAACGCTTCAAGCAACTGACCATGGGTCACCATATCATCATGGGGCGTAAAACCTATGAGTCACTGGGGCGGTTGCTACCGGGGCGGACTACCGTGATTGTTACGCGCGATACTGAATACATGGTTGAAGGCGCCAAAGTCGCGCATTCATTGCCAGAGGCACTGGCCGCGTGTGCAGGCGATGATGAGCCATTTTTGATTGGTGGCGCCGAGATGTATGCGCAAGGTTTGGCTTACGTTACGCGGTTATATCTCACGCGGGTGTATGCGCAGGTGGGTGGGGATGCGTTTTTTCCAGAGATTGACATGCAGGATTGGGCGTTGGTGAGTGAAGATGCGCATACCTCGGTGAATGGCTTGCATTATAGTGATATGGTTTATCAGAGGCGTGCCTAAAGGATGAACCTGATTCACAGATTCCGATCACAACGTCACTCTGTCGTAGATTGGAATCTAGTTGGTTAGATGTTTATTCAAAGGTTGTTCTTTCATCTAGTGTTGGTGGGTTGATTAGATGTTTTATTTCGCCTGTTGGCGAGTCACTTTCTGGTGCTTGTCCTTAAGACAAGTAACCAAAGAGGACGACACCCAGCCATCACGGCCTGCGGCTCCCTTGCGTTGCTCAACCTAGGACTTTCATCCGTTAACGGACTTCACGTGGGCGTCCATCGAAACTCGCCCTAGTGGCTTGCAAAAGACGCAAGCCAAAGCGGAACTCGAACAGACGATGGCCGACTACTCCCACTTCGTCTCCGCTACTCAGCGTGATGGAATGGGATTTATCTCGCCAAACTCACATTGCATAAATGCGGACGGTTCAAAAAAGTAATTCTTTGTCTTATAACCATCGACGCTCGCAGTCGCATGGTGTTCGGGGTCCCCATCTGCCGCGCCGAGTAGCGCAGGCAAAATAAGGACAAAGGGAGCGACTGTTCGAATCCCGCGGTGGCCTGCGTTTTGTGCAGGCCGCTAGGTTGAGTTTCGTGACCGCTTATGCCTAAGTCCAGCAAAGCATCGGACGAAAGTCCTAAGCCGAGCAACGCAGGAAATAAGCGGAAGCTGGGGTGCATTTCTTTTGGTTACTTGTTCTTTGTGCAAGCAAAGAAAAGTAACTCGCTGAAAAAGCGAAAAGAAACATCACAAAAAAGAATAAGCTTTTATTGTCATCGCGCCCTGCCTGCATACCACCTTGAACGCAGAGCTGGCTTATGCAAAGCAAGCTCTGCGAAATCCCTGCTTTACCCTGCACTGAAATGACGATGTGTGTCGGCATATCTTAAATATCGATGGCCTTAAAACAAAAAAGGGAAACGCGTTGCTAACAGCCATGCGTTTCCCTCATACAAGCTAACAGAAGCTAGTCTTCCTGCTGCACACAATCCACGTAATACACAGCTTTACCATCTACGATTAGTTTGACTAAACCATGGTTATCGGTCTCAAAGCCCGGGAATTTCTCATTAAACTCACGCGCAAACTTGAGGTAGTTCACAATCACCTTGTTAAAGCGTTCGCCAGGAATCAGCAATGGAATGCCAGGCGGGTAGGGCGTTAACAGCACTGCCGTCACGCGACCTTCCAGCTCATCAATGGCGACACGCTCAATCTTGCGGTGCGCCATTTTTGAGAAGGCATCGGTTGGCTTCATAGCCGGCACCATATCAGACAGGTACATTTCTGTTGTCAGGCGCGCGACGTCATTGGCTTTATACACTTCATGGATTTGTGTAGACAAATCTTTGAGGCCTATGCGCTCATAACGTGGATGCTTTTGCACAAACTCCGGCAACACTTTCCATAATGGCTGGTTTTTGTCGTAGTCATCTTTAAATTGCTGTAAAGCGGCTACCATGGTGTTCCAGCGGCCTTTGGTAATGCCGATGGTGAACATGATAAAGAATGAGTAAAGGCCGGTTTTTTCGACGATGACGCCGTGCTCTGCCAGGTATTTGGTCACAATCGCGGCCGGAATACCAAACGCGTCAGAGAACTCGCCATCAACATCCAGGCCAGGCGTAATGATGGTGGCTTTAATCGGGTCCAGCATGTTAAAGCCTTCGGCCAGATTGCCAAAACCGTGCCAGCGTTCGTTGGCTTTCAGCATCCAGGCGTCACGCTCTTCCAGGCCGTCTTCAGACAAATCAGTCGGGCCCCAGACTTTAAACCACCAGTCGGTACCCCACTCTTCGTCAACCTTGCGCATGGCGCGGCGGAAGTCCAGCGCTTCTTTAAGGGACTCTTCTACCAATGCAGTGCCGCCTGGCGCTTCCATCATGGCTGCAGCGACATCGCAGCTGGCAATAATCGAGTATTGCGGGCTGGTAGAGGTGTGCATCAGATAGGCTTCGTTAAATAAGTCTCTATCCAAATGGTTGTTTTGCGCGTCTTGCACCAGAATCTGCGACGCCTGGCTCAAGCCAGCCAGCAATTTGTGGGTAGATTGGGTAGAAAACACCATGGACTCTTTACAACGTGGCCTATCCGCGCCAATGGCGTGGTAGTCGCCGTAAAAGTCATGGAACGTCGCATGCGGCAACCAGGCTTCGTCAAAGTGCAGGGTGTCAATTTTGCCATCCAGCATTTCTTTGATTTCTTCGACGTTATACAGTACGCCGTCATAGGTAGACTGCGTGATGGTTAATACACGCGGCTTGGCATTTTTGTCGCTGGCAAACGGGTTGCGTGCGATTTTCTTTTGAATATTTTCCCAGGCAAATTCACTTTTAGGAATAGGCCCGATAATGCCAAAGTGGTTGCGTGTCGGCATTAAAAACACCGGAATCGCGCCAGTCATAATGATCGAATGCAAGACCGATTTATGGCAGTTGCGATCAACGACCACGATGTCACCTGGTGCCACAGTTGAGTTCCAGACGATTTTGTTGGAGGTTGAGGTGCCGTTGGTCACAAAATATAAGTGGTCACAGTTGTAAATACGGGCGGCATTGCGCTCAGAGGCGGCAACCGGGCCGGTATGGTCGAGCAGTTGCCCTAATTCATCGACTGCATTACACACGTCTGCACGCAGCATGTTTTCACCAAAAAACTGGTGAAACATCTGGCCAACAGGCGATTTTAAAAACGCGACGCCGCCAGAGTGGCCTGGGCAGTGCCAGGAGTAAGAGCCGTCGGCTGCGTAGTGTGTCAGCGCTTTAAAGAATGGTGGCGGCAGGCTATCCAGGTAAGCTTTTGCTTCGCGGATAATCAGGCGTGCGACAAACTCAGGCGTGTCTTCATTCATGTGAATAAAGCCATGCAGCTCTCGCAGCACATCATTAGGGATATGGCGGCTGGTACGCGTTTCACCATGCAGGAAAATCGGGATTTCCTCATTGCGGTAGCGGATCTCGGCAACAAAGTTGCGCAATTGCTCAATGGCTTCCGGCTTTTCCTCGACGATTTCCTCATCATCAATAGACAAGATAAACGCGGATGCACGACTTTGCTGTTGAGCGAACGAGGTCAGGTCGCCATAGCTGGTGACACCCAGCACTTCGATGCCTTCTTCTTCGATGGCTTTAGCCAGTACGCGTATGCCTAAGCCGGAAGAGTTTTCGGAGCGGAAGTCTTCGTCAATAATGACGACGGGAAATCTAAATTTCATTCAATGAATCCTTAACTTGTCACTGAAACGTGTAACTTAAAGTGCAAAGGCACTGAGAAAGCCATGCTTTTACTCGGTGCCTTTGTGGAGAATATGGGTTGTTTTTCAATGTTGGGTGAGGCTATATTTTTGGCAACGTCACGCCAACCTGGCCCTGATATTTGCCACCGCGGTCTTTATAGCTGGTTTCGCAAATTTCATCAGACTCAAAAAACAGCACTTGGGCACAGCCTTCGCCAGCGTAAATTTTGGCAGGCAGGGGCGTGGTGTTGCTGAACTCCAGTGTGACATAACCTTCCCACTCTGGTTCAAACGGCGTGACATTGACAATGATGCCACAGCGCGCATAGGTTGATTTACCCAGACAGACGGTTAAGACCGAGCGCGGGATGCGGAAATATTCAACCGTGCGTGCCAACGCAAACGAGTTAGGCGGAATCACGCAATAACCTTTGCCCGAGACTTCAACAAATGACTGCGGGTCAAACTGTTTGGGGTCAACAATGGTGCTGTTGATATTGGTAAACACACGAAACTCGTCGGCACAGCGGATATCATAACCATAAGAAGAGGTGCCGTAAGAGACAATTTTCTGGCCATGCTCTTCACGCACCAGGCTGGGCGAAAACGGCTCAATCATGCCGTGTTGTTCAGCCATTCTGCGTATCCATTTATCCGACTTAATGCTCATTGCCTTGTCCAGTCTTAACGTTGCTTTTCTGTGCAAAAGTGCTTGCAATAAAGAGAAAAAAGCGGAGTTTAAACTCCGCTTTTAATGAGTGCAAATAATAACAACAAATGTTGATGCTTTTGCAAATTTTTTATGAATTTTTGGCGATTTATTCAGCCAGCGGCATTTGCAGCCGCCAGTGATTATTGGTCGCCGCCTAATTCAATGCTGTAGCGCCAGAACTGGTCTTCGGCTTCAAAAATGACTTTAGAAGCTTCAGGGTCACGGCTGCCAGCAGGGTACTGATGGACTGGCTGCTTGTCTTCTGCCCACGCTTTAACGACCGGGTCGACCAGGCGCCATTGTGCTTCGGCTTCAGAAATATGCAGATAGTTGGAGTTGTCACCTTGCATCAGGTTAAGTAGCAAGGCTTCGTATGCATCTACGGAGTCATCTGAGTCCCAACGGTTTGCTGCATCCAGTTGAATGGTACGCGTTTGGATGTCGAGGCCTGGAATCTTGGACTGTACTTCCAGTTTGATACACTCACGTGGCTGAATACCAATGATCAACCAGTTCTGGTCCTGGTCATTGATCTGCAGCGGTGCTTTTTTAAAGCGCACAGAAATGCGGGTATCGGCTTCGTGCAGGCGTTTAGCGGTGCGGATGTAGAACGGCACCCCTTCCCAGCGTGGATTGTCGATAAACAATTTGAGTGCAGCATAAGTTTCAACCACGCTGTCATTGTTGCCCAGCTCTTCCAGGTAGCCTGGAACGCTTTCGCCATTGATTTCGCCAGCAGCATACTGCGCGCGGAAAGCATGTTTTTCCAGCTCATTGACCGGAATAGGGCGGATTTGCTCCAGCAATGCGATTTTAGCGTCGCGTACACCTTCTGGTGACAAATCTTTCGGCTGCTCCATCGCAGTCAGTGCCAATGTTTGCAGAATATGGCTTTGCAACATGTCACGCAATGCGCCAGTGCTGTCATAAAACTGCGTGCGGTCGCCTACACCCAGCATTTCGGTGTTGGTGATTTGTACGTGGTCGATGTACTGGTTGTTCCAGATTGGCTCTAACACTGTGTTGGTAAAGCGTTGCAGCAAAATGTTTTGCAGTGCAGACTTGCCCAGGTAGTGGTCGATACGGTAGATCTGACTTTCTTTGAGGTGCTTGGTAATCGCAGCTTGCAGTTCTTTCGCGGATGGCAAGTCGGTGCCAAATGGCTTCTCGATCACTACACGGCGCCAGTATTTGTCTTCTTGCGTCAGGCCAACGTTAGCCAGCGACTCAACCACCGGGGCGAAATCAACCGGGCGCACAGACAGGAAGTAAGCCAGGTTTTGCGGGAAGATTGTTTCGTCGCTTAGCGTGGCTTTTAATTTGCCAAACGCATCTGGATCTGTCGGTGGATTGGCATGGTAAAAGTTACGCGCAATAAAGCGCTCAAACACGGCTTGGTCATAGCCTTTTTTAAATTTGGCATCCAGCATGCTTTTGATGTCTGCACGCCAGGCTTCCAGGTCAACCACTTGACGGCCAACGCCCACAA
Coding sequences within:
- a CDS encoding tetratricopeptide repeat protein, which produces MNNEAIAKLLKLIADDPQRWDAYQKLAGLMLKNHEFHAAEQYLLQAINLQPKILELHVQLANLHMRTQQFKAAHDCYKRAIALDAKQAHLYYLDARALKNMGRTQEAILRLRTATKFDPQQLQAFSECVDLMLQAQQPEQAVNMLRQAVAAHPEHAHFHYRLGILCQQLQATDEALQCMQQAIHIQPDFAEAYHQRALILQLQGQTQAAVDSFNAAIAYQPNLPVPYNNRGVVLCQLGQYPAAIADFRQALALNPGYASAYCNLGLALYENGDADEAYICLEAALQHAPHHAQARYYLSMLKLARGEYEAGWPMYAARFQVLPDNQRPNETLLWRQTGSLVGKSILILSEMTLSDTLQYCRYLPLIKAFKPNQMIVAVPEALFDLLNEFWAQDAATQVIRQDGRPLPHFDVYCPMLSLPAVFNTLPDTIPASLPYLAINERHSQPWQELLGPTRRLRIGLNWCGDADNKYDKLRSIPLYQMAPLLQMEVEWHSLQKEFRREDHIMLKRFPMLECHHPALTDFTQTAGLMMQMDLVISVDTAVAHLAAALGKPVWLLLPHQAHFRWLQQREDSPWYPGMRLFRQGAEEPWESVIDRVHQAITDLLANRGTEV
- a CDS encoding arginine/lysine/ornithine decarboxylase encodes the protein MKFRFPVVIIDEDFRSENSSGLGIRVLAKAIEEEGIEVLGVTSYGDLTSFAQQQSRASAFILSIDDEEIVEEKPEAIEQLRNFVAEIRYRNEEIPIFLHGETRTSRHIPNDVLRELHGFIHMNEDTPEFVARLIIREAKAYLDSLPPPFFKALTHYAADGSYSWHCPGHSGGVAFLKSPVGQMFHQFFGENMLRADVCNAVDELGQLLDHTGPVAASERNAARIYNCDHLYFVTNGTSTSNKIVWNSTVAPGDIVVVDRNCHKSVLHSIIMTGAIPVFLMPTRNHFGIIGPIPKSEFAWENIQKKIARNPFASDKNAKPRVLTITQSTYDGVLYNVEEIKEMLDGKIDTLHFDEAWLPHATFHDFYGDYHAIGADRPRCKESMVFSTQSTHKLLAGLSQASQILVQDAQNNHLDRDLFNEAYLMHTSTSPQYSIIASCDVAAAMMEAPGGTALVEESLKEALDFRRAMRKVDEEWGTDWWFKVWGPTDLSEDGLEERDAWMLKANERWHGFGNLAEGFNMLDPIKATIITPGLDVDGEFSDAFGIPAAIVTKYLAEHGVIVEKTGLYSFFIMFTIGITKGRWNTMVAALQQFKDDYDKNQPLWKVLPEFVQKHPRYERIGLKDLSTQIHEVYKANDVARLTTEMYLSDMVPAMKPTDAFSKMAHRKIERVAIDELEGRVTAVLLTPYPPGIPLLIPGERFNKVIVNYLKFAREFNEKFPGFETDNHGLVKLIVDGKAVYYVDCVQQED
- the zwf gene encoding glucose-6-phosphate dehydrogenase → MTNKIDPCTLVLFGASGNLARVKLYPGLFRLDSLGRLPADLKIVGVGRQVVDLEAWRADIKSMLDAKFKKGYDQAVFERFIARNFYHANPPTDPDAFGKLKATLSDETIFPQNLAYFLSVRPVDFAPVVESLANVGLTQEDKYWRRVVIEKPFGTDLPSAKELQAAITKHLKESQIYRIDHYLGKSALQNILLQRFTNTVLEPIWNNQYIDHVQITNTEMLGVGDRTQFYDSTGALRDMLQSHILQTLALTAMEQPKDLSPEGVRDAKIALLEQIRPIPVNELEKHAFRAQYAAGEINGESVPGYLEELGNNDSVVETYAALKLFIDNPRWEGVPFYIRTAKRLHEADTRISVRFKKAPLQINDQDQNWLIIGIQPRECIKLEVQSKIPGLDIQTRTIQLDAANRWDSDDSVDAYEALLLNLMQGDNSNYLHISEAEAQWRLVDPVVKAWAEDKQPVHQYPAGSRDPEASKVIFEAEDQFWRYSIELGGDQ
- the dcd gene encoding dCTP deaminase — encoded protein: MSIKSDKWIRRMAEQHGMIEPFSPSLVREEHGQKIVSYGTSSYGYDIRCADEFRVFTNINSTIVDPKQFDPQSFVEVSGKGYCVIPPNSFALARTVEYFRIPRSVLTVCLGKSTYARCGIIVNVTPFEPEWEGYVTLEFSNTTPLPAKIYAGEGCAQVLFFESDEICETSYKDRGGKYQGQVGVTLPKI
- a CDS encoding peroxiredoxin; translation: MLVKLIMYGLLLWLAIWGYRQYQQPSNRVSVGMKAPNFKLPDAQGHVRSLADWQGKWLVLYFYPKDDTPGCTREACHFRDDIQQIHALGAEVVGVSVDTVASHAKFAQKHGLSFPLLADSNGQVADAYGALFNLGVIQAAKRMTFIVDPQGTIAQTYSNVNPDGHSQAIIDDLKRLSAF
- a CDS encoding dihydrofolate reductase, which produces MQQALSLIVAHADNRVIGHNNQLPWHLPEDLKRFKQLTMGHHIIMGRKTYESLGRLLPGRTTVIVTRDTEYMVEGAKVAHSLPEALAACAGDDEPFLIGGAEMYAQGLAYVTRLYLTRVYAQVGGDAFFPEIDMQDWALVSEDAHTSVNGLHYSDMVYQRRA